A stretch of DNA from Odontesthes bonariensis isolate fOdoBon6 chromosome 5, fOdoBon6.hap1, whole genome shotgun sequence:
TGGTGATAAGCCGCTGACGACGAGAAAATACTCTGTATATTTGAGGTGGTCCGGCACTTTAATTACACAGAGGTCCACGGCATTTTCCTGACGCAGTAAAGACACCAGGACGTTGAGAGTGAAAGTCTCTGAAGAACctggaagaaaaaagaaaaagaaacatcttgtttaaaaaaaaaagctaaacctTTTTGTAGTGGTTAAATATCATGAGCAAATGAGATGGAGACCTCAGCCAGTTTTTCCCTCATGACAACCAGGCAGCACCACCAGCTCTCTCATGTGGAAGCAGGCTACGACGAGGAAGTAAGGCTGATTTGCTACAACGCCTTGAATTTCCAGTGGCATCAGAGCAGAGCAGGACTCCTGGAGTGGATGCAATTGGTCTTGATAGCGCCACTGTGGTTCAGATGCTAAATGCTTGGACAACAAAAACCTTTCTAGACTATGCAAAGTCTGCGTTTGGACCATGTAAATCCTCTCAGCTTGACAAAACCAGCCATGCTGATGTAGTCTGATATGCGTATGTACCAGATAGTCTGAAAGGCACAACCAGACATGGGTaagaagagagaaaagggaAAGGTGTCAGAAGACGTGTGTCCCCTTCTACTGCGACACCCAAGAACTGGAAAGACTCTCTCCGTTATGATGACAATAAGATAGATCTGTTCAAATTCCTTGCACAAGAAATCACCTGTCAAACAACTGGAGAAAGCAAGGAAGTCTATGCAACCTGTGGACAGGATGTTCTGTGCTCATCCCAACAGGCAGAACTTAGCAATCTTACACCATGCTCACAGGAGGAGTCTGATACTCATCTCATTTCACATGTGGCAGATGCAGTGGCCCAAGGCAAAAGAAGGGTAACCATTCGCACAGTAGATATGGTAGTACTAACTGCAACTCTCTTCAGTCAGCTGTGGCCTGATGAGCTGTGGATTGCATTTGGTGCATGGAATAGCCTTCGCTTCATTGCTATTTGTGGAATTGTTCCTTCAATGACTCCAAGGACATGTTCTAGTCTGCTGGTGTTTCATGCTTTCCAAGGTTGTGACAGCATATCTTTCTTTGGTGGAGGAGGGAAGAAGACAGCCTGGGAAACATGGAAGGTGTCTTCTGAAGTCACTGATGCATTTTTGGAGGTGACTTACATGACAGAGATCAGTGAGAAGTGAGTCTCACAGCTGGAATATTTTGTTGCTCTAATGTATGACAGGAAAAGTGACTGACTGAGGTCAATGAGATCAGGAAGCAGCTATTCACACAGAAATCAAGATCTCTGGAGAACGTTCCACTTACAACCAAAGCAGCCCTGGAGCAGCACATAAAGCGTGCCAGTTACCAGGCTCATTGCTGGAGTCAGACATTGGTTAAAACTCCTCAGCTGCCAAGTCCATCTGACGTTGGATCAGTGAAGGAGAAGGGTGACAGGCTATATGGACAACCTTGGCTTAGGCTCTTAAATCATGTTATCAACTTACCTGCTGCAACTGCAAAAGAAGTTGCAAATATGTAAAAGCCCTAattattaaccctaacccctattAAGGAGATTGTACAAATTGGTAGCTCTGGAGGTAAATCAAATGGACGTTGTAAGCTTTATTTTGGGTAAATTACATTTCAAGTTGAAGCTAATCATCTTTATGTTTATTTCATTGCAAAAGtgaatttgtttgtcttttggCAATTAACAGAGTCATCTGATGAAGAGAAGCAGTAAATGCTCATATTAAGGAGACAGACTCCTGAGTATGTTCTTTGTGATGGAGCAACGTTTGAGTATGAAAAAGCTGGAACATCTTACTCTGACTGAAGGAGGCGTTGTTCCTGTTGCTATCGTCCATTTCATGCGATTCCTCCTCGAACGTGTCCTTGCTCTCTGAATGTGTGCTCCCCCCGGTATCAGAATAACATCTTTTTGTGTCAAAGCGACTCCTGACTGAAGCTGTCTGAAGCCAGTGTTGTTGATATGAGGTTAAATGTGCTGAAAGACACCGAGCTTTACTACACAAACTAACGCCTCTTAACACAACAGCCTTTTGCTCTAGTAAACTGCTGCTTCTACAGTAATATACGAGTAACCTGGAGCGACAAAGAATATTCATGATTTTAACTTCAATAACAAAACATTCTACTCTTACGTAAAAAACCTCTCCACGAGTTAACCAATAGctaaaaacaggaagtagctcttGTCCTTGGCTTTTGATTGGTTTGTActtcttctttgttgttttttgtgccGTGTTTGAGTCGAATGAACGTCGCCCTCTATCGAGAACAAATGGTATTGTCAGCAGAGCTCAAACTATTGATTTTTAAACCGGTGAACAGCACAATGCTCATCGTGAAGTTTAAGCTCTGGGTTCTGATCAGCATCTTGAGGCTTTTAATCACTATTTTTAATCACGTTCAATCACTATTACAGTTAAGAAAGTTGCATTGAACATATGAGTTGGGTATGATGTGAATTTCTCCTCTGGAATCAGTTcagtcttaaagctgcagtctgcaggatttgttgttgtcatacgtaaagtcctactttttggcattttaagagtttacatgatctatcagaacgcttgaagttgaaaacggtgacctccgtagtcgcaaaatgcaagaaatgcttattttttaaccgaaaaataaaaagttattcaacttcctgtcccgccccatcaaaacacatgagaactcgtgcacgtagacgtgcacgccagatgcgcttacacgactcctcattcatcaactcacctgtcatttgcgatcatggaagacacagtaagtagactagccgactagcccgtaatgaagttcaatagtctagataaataagcgtggggacgagcctaccttgtatcgcgcgtgcacaatcggtgattgacaggcagcagagcccagctcgtaaacctgattggttaccttttaccggtccggtctgcaattttgtaaacaaacctgctggccttggagggacctagcgggacatataggggacctagagaactcattttttttttgtattggggtatttaatgtactactttcagaatccccggacagttccaggcattatgcttgaaaaagagttgcagactgcagctttaaatcgcaaagtaaaaaaaaacccattattttatttagtatatttcatatttcaccaaatctgtgcaaaataaaaaatatatataataaagtaAACCCTTTATCTCTGAGTGCAAGAATAGTAGAAGTATATGTCAGCAGAAAAAATGAACAGTAAAGTAACTTAAAACTAAGGACAAAACTTGAATAAatgtatctatttattttccACCTATATGAGTTAATCTGCTATTATCAAAATGTATCAGCCTGTTTCATACAG
This window harbors:
- the malsu1 gene encoding mitochondrial assembly of ribosomal large subunit protein 1, with protein sequence MNILCRSRLLVYYCRSSSLLEQKAVVLRGVSLCSKARCLSAHLTSYQQHWLQTASVRSRFDTKRCYSDTGGSTHSESKDTFEEESHEMDDSNRNNASFSQSSSETFTLNVLVSLLRQENAVDLCVIKVPDHLKYTEYFLVVSGLSPRHLRAMALYAIKVYKFLKKDGEPNVKIEGKDAEDWICLDFGNMVVHFMLPETREVYELEKLWTLRALDEQLKRIPAEVLPEDFILDVELTK